The Bryobacteraceae bacterium genome includes a window with the following:
- a CDS encoding NADH-quinone oxidoreductase subunit L: MQHLWLIPAFPLAGFLVNGIAGRRLSKPLVNAFAVGSVLLSFLWVLKVLAGLQPLESAYTERYFTWIQSGYVNIGFDFMVDRLTAVMLLVVTGIGTLIHIYSIGYMAHEDGYSRFFAYLNLFMFFMLVLVLAANYLVLFIGWEGVGLCSYLLIGFYYLKKSATDAGKKAFVVNRVGDLGFSLGMFLTLLTFGSLDFATVFGRAQADAAALNPQTITLICILLLVGATGKSAQVPLYVWLPDAMEGPTPVSALIHAATMVTAGVYMVARSAPLYNLSPTAMEVVAIVGLLTAVMAATIGMTQYDIKKVFAYSTVSQLGYMFLGLGVGAYSAGVFHIMTHAFFKALLFLGAGSVIHALNGEQDLRMMGGLRSKIPVTFTVLLAAAVAIAGVPPFSGFHSKDAILLAAHAHAPWMFWVGVVTAAMTAFYVFRAIFLCFFGSYRGDAHPHESPLVMTLPLGVLALLSLAGGYFNVPHYLEPLFGGEHAPHDETLVAASVAAGLLGIGLAWLFYVAAPSLPERIAETLGGLYRLVYNKYYVDEAYDALIVHPIRDGSRALLWGVMDARIVDGAVNGVGALARSVGAGLRTWQSGYIRRYAAWVVLGSAALVAVAAFWGGAR; this comes from the coding sequence ATGCAACACCTCTGGCTTATTCCCGCATTTCCGCTCGCCGGGTTCCTCGTCAACGGAATCGCCGGGCGGAGGCTCTCGAAGCCGCTGGTCAACGCGTTCGCCGTGGGCAGCGTGCTGCTGTCGTTCCTGTGGGTGCTGAAAGTGCTCGCCGGGCTGCAGCCGCTCGAGTCGGCCTACACCGAGCGCTACTTCACCTGGATTCAGAGCGGCTACGTCAACATCGGCTTCGACTTCATGGTGGACCGCCTCACGGCGGTGATGCTGCTGGTGGTCACCGGCATCGGCACGCTGATCCATATCTATTCAATCGGCTACATGGCCCACGAAGACGGCTACAGCCGCTTCTTCGCCTACCTGAACCTGTTCATGTTCTTCATGCTGGTGCTGGTGCTGGCGGCCAACTACCTGGTGCTGTTCATCGGCTGGGAAGGCGTCGGGCTGTGCTCGTACCTGCTGATCGGCTTCTATTACCTGAAGAAGAGCGCGACGGACGCGGGCAAGAAGGCGTTCGTCGTGAACCGCGTCGGCGACCTCGGCTTCTCGCTCGGCATGTTCCTGACGCTGCTGACGTTCGGCTCGCTGGACTTCGCCACGGTCTTCGGCAGGGCGCAGGCGGACGCAGCGGCGCTGAACCCGCAGACGATCACGCTGATCTGCATTCTTCTGCTGGTAGGCGCGACGGGCAAGAGCGCGCAGGTGCCGCTCTACGTCTGGCTGCCGGACGCCATGGAAGGCCCCACTCCGGTCAGCGCCCTCATCCATGCCGCGACGATGGTCACGGCGGGCGTCTACATGGTGGCGCGCTCGGCGCCGCTCTACAACCTGTCTCCCACGGCGATGGAAGTGGTGGCGATCGTCGGGCTGCTGACCGCCGTCATGGCGGCGACGATCGGCATGACGCAGTACGACATCAAGAAGGTCTTCGCGTACTCGACGGTCAGCCAGCTTGGCTACATGTTTCTCGGCCTCGGCGTGGGGGCGTACTCGGCGGGCGTGTTCCATATCATGACGCACGCCTTCTTCAAGGCGCTGCTGTTCCTCGGCGCGGGCAGCGTGATCCACGCGCTCAACGGCGAGCAGGACCTGCGCATGATGGGCGGGCTGCGCTCGAAGATTCCTGTGACGTTCACCGTGCTGCTGGCGGCCGCGGTGGCCATCGCGGGCGTGCCTCCGTTTTCGGGATTCCACTCGAAAGACGCGATTCTGCTGGCCGCGCACGCCCACGCGCCCTGGATGTTCTGGGTGGGCGTCGTGACGGCGGCGATGACGGCCTTCTACGTCTTCCGCGCGATTTTCCTCTGCTTCTTCGGCTCGTACCGCGGAGATGCGCACCCGCACGAGTCGCCGCTCGTGATGACCTTGCCGCTCGGCGTGCTGGCGCTGCTGAGCCTCGCCGGCGGCTACTTCAACGTGCCGCACTATCTGGAGCCGCTGTTCGGCGGCGAGCATGCGCCGCATGACGAAACGCTGGTGGCGGCTTCAGTGGCGGCAGGGCTGCTCGGCATCGGGCTGGCATGGCTTTTTTATGTGGCCGCGCCGAGCCTGCCGGAGCGGATTGCAGAAACGCTCGGCGGGCTGTACCGGCTGGTCTACAACAAGTACTACGTGGACGAAGCCTATGACGCCCTGATCGTGCATCCCATCCGCGACGGCTCGCGCGCCCTGCTGTGGGGCGTGATGGACGCTCGCATCGTCGATGGCGCCGTGAATGGCGTGGGAGCGCTGGCGCGGTCCGTGGGCGCCGGGCTGCGGACCTGGCAGTCCGGCTACATCCGGCGGTACGCGGCGTGGGTGGTTCTGGGCTCGGCTGCGCTGGTAGCCGTGGCCGCGTTCTGGGGAGGTGCCCGGTGA
- the nuoM-1 gene encoding NADH:ubiquinone oxidoreductase subunit M: MNLLDILLLIPAAGALITAALPSSNPGLLRKFTLFVSLIAFLLSLALIAPVNAAPDRYAIETNVVWIEHPAIRYHVGVDGLSLWLIILSTFLTPICVLVSWKHIEDRVKEFHVFLLFLLFGVIGVFVALDLFLFFVFWEVSLVPMYFLIGIWGHDRRIYAAVKFFLYTMAGSALMLAAMIWIYNRTGTFDLPLLLDMLATRQLVFGASEAFWLFLAFFIAFAIKVPLFPLHTWLPDAHGEAPTAGSVMLASVLLKLGTYGLVRISLPMFPDAARENAPWIIALAIAGIIYGALVAMVQPNMKRLVAYSSVSHLGFVVLGIFTFTQVGLDGAVYQMLNHGISTGALFILVGLLYERRHSLEIADYGGVGGVAPWLSTAFVITSLASIGLPLLNNFVGEFLVLQGAAQAKFLYAVLAGTGVILSAVYMLWLVQRAFYGPAPDAVKHHVTDMNGREWALVLPLVVMMVWMGVGPQSFLPAISAQNRQVLELVSGEPQIEKSAQEVAHVR; this comes from the coding sequence GTGAATCTGCTGGACATTCTTCTGCTGATCCCTGCTGCGGGCGCGCTGATCACCGCCGCCTTGCCTTCGAGCAATCCGGGGCTGCTGCGCAAGTTCACGCTGTTTGTTTCGCTGATCGCCTTTCTGCTGTCGCTGGCGCTGATCGCGCCCGTCAACGCCGCGCCGGACCGTTATGCCATCGAGACCAACGTGGTCTGGATCGAACATCCGGCCATCCGCTATCACGTCGGCGTCGACGGGCTCAGCCTGTGGCTCATCATCCTGTCCACGTTCCTGACGCCGATCTGCGTGCTGGTCAGCTGGAAGCACATCGAGGACCGGGTCAAGGAGTTTCACGTCTTTCTGCTCTTCCTGCTGTTCGGCGTCATCGGCGTGTTCGTGGCGCTGGATCTGTTCCTGTTCTTCGTGTTCTGGGAAGTCTCGCTGGTTCCGATGTATTTCCTCATCGGCATCTGGGGACACGACCGGCGCATTTACGCCGCGGTGAAGTTCTTCCTCTACACGATGGCCGGCTCGGCGCTGATGCTGGCGGCGATGATCTGGATCTACAACCGCACGGGCACGTTCGACCTGCCTCTGCTGCTGGACATGCTGGCCACGCGGCAGCTCGTCTTCGGCGCATCCGAGGCGTTCTGGCTGTTCCTGGCCTTCTTTATCGCCTTCGCGATCAAGGTGCCGCTGTTCCCGCTGCATACATGGCTGCCGGACGCGCACGGCGAAGCGCCGACTGCCGGCTCGGTGATGCTGGCGAGCGTCCTGCTGAAACTGGGCACCTACGGTCTGGTGCGCATCTCGCTGCCGATGTTTCCCGACGCCGCGCGGGAGAACGCTCCGTGGATCATCGCGCTGGCGATCGCGGGCATCATTTACGGCGCGCTGGTGGCGATGGTGCAGCCGAACATGAAGCGGCTGGTGGCGTACAGCTCCGTGAGCCACCTCGGCTTCGTCGTGCTCGGCATCTTCACCTTCACGCAGGTGGGCCTCGACGGCGCGGTGTACCAGATGCTCAACCATGGCATCTCCACGGGCGCGCTCTTCATCCTTGTCGGGCTGCTGTACGAGCGGCGCCACTCGCTCGAGATCGCCGATTACGGCGGCGTGGGCGGCGTTGCGCCGTGGCTCTCGACCGCGTTCGTCATCACTTCGCTGGCCAGCATCGGGCTGCCGCTGTTGAACAATTTCGTCGGCGAGTTCCTGGTGTTGCAGGGTGCGGCGCAGGCGAAGTTCCTCTACGCCGTGCTGGCCGGGACGGGCGTCATCCTGTCGGCCGTGTACATGTTGTGGCTGGTGCAGCGCGCCTTCTACGGTCCCGCCCCCGACGCCGTGAAACACCATGTGACCGACATGAACGGCCGGGAGTGGGCGCTGGTGCTGCCCCTCGTGGTCATGATGGTGTGGATGGGCGTGGGGCCGCAGTCGTTCCTGCCCGCCATCAGCGCGCAGAACCGGCAGGTGCTGGAACTGGTTTCCGGCGAGCCGCAGATCGAGAAATCCGCTCAGGAAGTTGCTCATGTCCGTTAG
- the nuoN-1 gene encoding NADH-quinone oxidoreductase subunit N: protein MSVSSIPSVQEILRFAPEIALSLGGTVVMLGEAGIRNGSRARLAVITFLTLLAAAVLSVAVGADPGPAFSNLLAVDGFATFFRVLVCAAGMLVVLISTNYLRQEGHDSGEYYALILFSVAGQCLMAASNELIMLFIGLECSSIASYVLAGYLRDDRRNNEAALKYFLLGSFASAFFLYGAAWLWGATGTTNLSEVRRLLLDPAAGVSSTMVAGAAALLLVGLAFKVSAAPFQMWAPDVYQGAPAPVAAFLSVGPKAAAFAMFLRILMTAFVPLRERWEPVLWVVALATMIIGNFAALWQTNVKRLLAYSSIAHAGYILVALTAMSDTGAAAAMFYLAAYTFMNIGAFAVVTFVSGRGEKHVELMDLAGLSRRSPAMAAVLSIFLLSLTGVPLTAGFFGKFYIFKAALDADLVWLAVLGLLNSAVAAYYYLRIIVMMYMHEPSIGAEPLPAPAPGIRWALAASVAGTFVLGVAPSLVLDYATASAPLLR, encoded by the coding sequence ATGTCCGTTAGTTCCATCCCCTCCGTGCAGGAGATCTTGCGATTCGCGCCGGAGATTGCGCTGTCTCTGGGCGGCACGGTCGTCATGCTGGGCGAGGCAGGCATCAGAAACGGCAGCCGCGCCCGGCTGGCGGTGATCACGTTCCTGACGCTGCTGGCGGCGGCTGTGCTGTCCGTCGCCGTGGGCGCCGATCCCGGACCGGCGTTTTCGAATCTCCTCGCCGTGGACGGCTTCGCCACGTTCTTCCGCGTGCTTGTATGCGCCGCGGGCATGCTTGTCGTGCTGATCTCGACGAACTACCTGCGGCAGGAAGGGCATGATTCGGGCGAATACTACGCGCTGATTCTCTTCTCTGTCGCCGGCCAGTGCCTGATGGCGGCGTCCAACGAGCTGATCATGCTTTTCATCGGGCTCGAGTGTTCTTCGATTGCGAGCTACGTTCTGGCGGGCTATCTGCGCGACGACAGACGCAACAACGAAGCCGCGCTGAAGTATTTCCTGCTCGGCTCGTTCGCCTCGGCGTTCTTCCTCTACGGCGCCGCGTGGCTGTGGGGCGCCACGGGAACGACGAATCTGAGCGAAGTCCGGCGGCTGCTGCTGGACCCTGCAGCGGGCGTCAGCAGCACGATGGTTGCTGGCGCGGCGGCGCTGCTGCTGGTAGGGCTGGCCTTCAAGGTTTCGGCGGCGCCCTTCCAGATGTGGGCGCCGGACGTCTATCAGGGCGCGCCCGCTCCGGTGGCTGCCTTCCTGAGCGTCGGACCGAAGGCCGCTGCGTTCGCCATGTTCCTGCGGATTCTGATGACCGCGTTCGTGCCGCTGCGCGAGCGCTGGGAGCCCGTGCTGTGGGTGGTGGCGCTGGCCACGATGATAATCGGCAACTTCGCGGCGCTGTGGCAGACCAACGTGAAGCGTCTTCTCGCCTACAGCTCGATCGCGCACGCCGGCTACATTCTGGTGGCGCTGACGGCGATGTCCGACACGGGCGCGGCGGCGGCGATGTTCTACCTCGCGGCCTACACGTTCATGAACATCGGCGCGTTCGCCGTGGTGACCTTTGTGTCGGGACGCGGCGAAAAGCACGTGGAGCTGATGGACCTGGCCGGGCTGAGCCGGCGCTCGCCGGCGATGGCCGCCGTGCTGTCCATCTTCCTGCTCTCGCTGACGGGCGTGCCGCTGACCGCAGGCTTCTTCGGCAAGTTCTACATCTTCAAGGCGGCGCTCGACGCGGACCTTGTCTGGCTGGCGGTGCTTGGCCTGCTGAACAGCGCCGTGGCCGCGTATTACTACCTGCGCATCATCGTGATGATGTACATGCATGAGCCTTCCATCGGCGCCGAGCCGCTGCCCGCGCCCGCGCCCGGCATCCGCTGGGCTCTGGCGGCAAGCGTGGCGGGCACGTTCGTGCTCGGCGTGGCGCCGTCGCTCGTGCTGGACTACGCAACCGCCAGCGCGCCGCTGCTGCGGTGA
- a CDS encoding tRNA preQ1(34) S-adenosylmethionine ribosyltransferase-isomerase QueA, with the protein MNLSEFDYRLPDELIAQAPLEDRAASRMLVVDRATGRLEDRRFRDLPQFLRAGDCLVINDTRVVPCRLFGRKEGYSRDVEIFLLTPQNPERTLWTALVRPGRHLHEGARVQISERLSVEILETRVRGERLVRVDCEGDLDAEMERSGHVPLPPYIHRPDQAGDRERYQTVYARHPGSAAAPTAGLHFTPEVLEACRAAGAEIAPVTLHVGLGTFQPLLNDTVEENRLHSERYSIPPESAAMLASASRRIAVGTTVVRTLESAARNGGLSACEGETDLFVYPGYAFRAVDAMLTNFHLPKSSLLLLVCAFGGKDLILGAYRHAVEQRYRFFSYGDCMLIL; encoded by the coding sequence ATGAACCTCTCTGAATTCGATTATCGCCTTCCAGATGAATTGATTGCTCAGGCGCCGCTGGAGGACAGGGCGGCCTCGCGGATGCTGGTGGTGGACCGCGCCACCGGGCGGCTGGAAGACCGCCGCTTCCGCGACCTGCCGCAGTTCCTGCGCGCGGGCGATTGCCTTGTCATCAACGACACGCGCGTGGTCCCCTGCCGGCTGTTCGGGCGGAAGGAAGGCTATTCGCGGGATGTCGAGATCTTCCTGCTGACCCCGCAGAACCCGGAGCGCACGCTCTGGACGGCGCTGGTGCGCCCGGGCAGGCATCTGCATGAGGGCGCGCGCGTGCAGATTTCGGAACGGTTGTCTGTCGAGATTCTGGAGACGCGTGTCCGCGGCGAGCGGCTGGTGCGTGTGGATTGCGAAGGAGATCTGGACGCGGAAATGGAGCGGAGCGGCCACGTGCCGCTGCCGCCTTACATTCACCGGCCGGATCAGGCGGGGGACCGCGAAAGATATCAGACGGTTTACGCCCGCCACCCGGGATCGGCCGCAGCGCCCACGGCCGGGCTGCACTTCACGCCCGAGGTGCTGGAGGCCTGCCGCGCCGCGGGCGCGGAGATCGCGCCCGTCACCCTGCACGTCGGTTTGGGGACGTTCCAGCCGCTGCTGAACGATACGGTTGAAGAGAACCGGCTGCACTCGGAGCGCTACTCGATCCCGCCGGAGTCGGCGGCGATGCTCGCCTCGGCCAGCCGGCGCATCGCCGTGGGGACGACCGTCGTGCGGACGCTGGAGTCCGCCGCCCGGAACGGCGGGCTGAGCGCTTGCGAGGGCGAGACGGACCTGTTCGTCTATCCGGGATATGCGTTCCGCGCCGTGGACGCAATGTTGACCAACTTCCACCTGCCGAAGTCCAGCCTGCTGCTTCTGGTGTGCGCCTTCGGCGGCAAAGACCTGATCCTCGGCGCCTACCGCCATGCCGTCGAACAGCGCTACCGCTTCTTCAGCTATGGCGACTGCATGCTGATCCTCTAG
- the tsaD gene encoding tRNA N6-adenosine threonylcarbamoyltransferase, translated as MPYILGIETSCDETAAAIVARDGEVLSSVVASQTATHGKYGGVVPELASREHLRAIVPVVRQAMEEAHASWADLAAVAATAGPGLVGSLLVGLTFAKGICAVRRLPLIGVNHLEGHIHAVVLDARRSGEEIEMPSLALVASGGHTHLFLWPGGNHYRLLGKTRDDAAGEAYDKVAKLLGFGYPGGPVLDQLAVHGNPDAIALPMAKMKGNALDFSFSGLKTAVLRWVQSHEMADEIAARRELLKRNPHPSAQEWLEVTPQATLDVIAAFQRVVVEELLKRVERAAEDTGARSVIISGGVACNAGLRRAARSGRLPCRAYFPTPHLSTDNAAMIAAAAWPKFERGEFDDLSLKAQANLALA; from the coding sequence ATGCCGTACATCCTGGGCATTGAGACCTCGTGCGATGAAACCGCCGCCGCCATTGTCGCGCGCGACGGAGAGGTGCTGTCCAGCGTCGTGGCGAGCCAGACGGCGACGCACGGCAAATATGGCGGCGTCGTGCCCGAGCTGGCCTCGCGCGAGCATCTCCGTGCCATCGTACCCGTCGTCCGCCAGGCGATGGAAGAGGCGCACGCCTCCTGGGCTGACCTGGCTGCCGTGGCTGCCACCGCGGGACCGGGCCTGGTGGGCTCGCTTCTTGTCGGTCTGACCTTCGCCAAAGGCATCTGCGCCGTGCGCCGCCTGCCTCTGATCGGGGTCAACCACCTCGAAGGGCACATTCATGCTGTCGTCTTGGATGCACGAAGGTCGGGCGAGGAGATTGAAATGCCGTCTCTCGCGCTGGTGGCCAGCGGCGGGCATACGCACCTGTTTCTGTGGCCCGGGGGGAATCACTACCGCCTGTTGGGAAAGACGCGCGACGACGCCGCAGGTGAGGCTTACGACAAGGTGGCCAAACTGCTGGGCTTCGGCTATCCCGGCGGACCCGTTCTGGATCAGCTCGCCGTGCACGGCAACCCTGACGCCATCGCGCTGCCCATGGCGAAGATGAAAGGCAACGCCCTGGACTTCAGCTTCAGCGGGCTGAAAACCGCCGTCCTGCGCTGGGTGCAGTCGCACGAGATGGCGGACGAAATCGCGGCGCGGCGCGAGCTGCTCAAGCGCAATCCGCACCCCTCCGCGCAGGAGTGGCTGGAGGTGACGCCGCAGGCGACGCTGGACGTCATTGCCGCATTTCAGCGGGTCGTCGTCGAAGAACTCCTGAAGCGCGTCGAACGCGCCGCCGAAGACACCGGCGCCCGCTCCGTCATCATCTCCGGCGGCGTCGCCTGCAACGCGGGACTCCGGCGCGCGGCTCGCAGCGGGCGGCTTCCCTGCAGGGCTTACTTCCCGACGCCGCATCTGTCCACCGACAACGCCGCCATGATTGCCGCGGCGGCGTGGCCGAAGTTCGAGCGCGGCGAGTTCGACGATCTGTCGCTGAAAGCCCAGGCCAATCTCGCCCTCGCCTGA
- the ahbD gene encoding heme b synthase: MNMTAPVQEYRPRLVFWELTTGCNLRCIHCRASATELMSPDDLNTAECLRIVDQLAPFAPFILVLSGGEPLWRRDVFDIAKRAVGHGIRVALATNGTLVDEAMAERIRDAGIVRVSISLDGADASTHDSFRGHPGSFDSAIRGIRCLQQVGISTQINTTVSRHNAHQLPEMLELAKRLKVDAFHLFLLVPVGCGLTIAEDQSVDGAEAERILNWFYDRSLDSGMELKATCAPQYYRIARQRRAEARRAGEAVPEQMPHPNHSGHPAALHQMTRGCLAASAVCFISHQGKVQPCGYLPLEAGDLRKQPFEEVWRYSPLFEDMRNLDNLQGKCGICEFKRVCMGCRARAYGFTGDYHDEEPFCIYEPRTAHAN; this comes from the coding sequence ATGAACATGACGGCCCCAGTGCAGGAATACCGCCCGCGGCTGGTCTTCTGGGAACTCACAACCGGCTGCAATCTCAGGTGCATCCACTGCCGCGCCAGCGCTACGGAGCTGATGAGCCCGGACGATCTGAACACGGCCGAGTGCCTGCGGATTGTCGATCAGCTTGCGCCATTTGCCCCATTCATCCTCGTCCTGAGCGGCGGCGAGCCGCTCTGGCGCCGGGATGTCTTCGACATTGCAAAACGCGCCGTGGGGCATGGCATCCGCGTGGCTCTGGCAACCAACGGAACCCTCGTGGACGAAGCCATGGCGGAACGCATCCGCGACGCCGGCATCGTCCGTGTTTCCATCAGCCTGGACGGCGCCGACGCCTCCACGCACGACTCCTTCCGCGGCCATCCCGGCTCGTTTGACTCCGCCATCCGCGGCATCCGCTGCCTGCAGCAGGTGGGGATTTCCACCCAGATCAATACAACCGTTTCCCGCCACAACGCCCATCAGCTGCCGGAGATGCTGGAGCTGGCCAAACGGCTGAAGGTCGACGCCTTCCACCTGTTCCTGCTGGTTCCCGTCGGCTGCGGCTTGACGATCGCCGAGGACCAGTCCGTCGACGGCGCGGAAGCGGAGCGCATCCTGAACTGGTTCTACGACCGCAGCCTCGATTCAGGCATGGAGCTGAAGGCGACCTGCGCGCCCCAGTATTACCGCATTGCGCGCCAGCGGCGCGCCGAAGCGCGGCGGGCGGGAGAAGCGGTGCCGGAGCAGATGCCGCACCCGAACCACTCCGGTCATCCGGCTGCCCTGCACCAGATGACGCGCGGCTGCCTGGCGGCGTCCGCCGTCTGCTTCATTTCGCATCAGGGTAAGGTTCAGCCCTGCGGCTACCTGCCGCTGGAGGCGGGCGACCTGCGCAAACAGCCGTTCGAGGAGGTCTGGCGCTATTCGCCTCTGTTCGAGGACATGAGGAACCTCGACAATCTCCAGGGCAAGTGCGGCATTTGCGAGTTCAAACGGGTGTGCATGGGTTGCCGGGCGAGAGCCTACGGCTTCACCGGCGACTATCACGATGAGGAGCCGTTCTGCATTTACGAACCGCGGACGGCCCACGCGAACTGA
- the motB gene encoding flagellar motor protein MotB — MATQPNPAPVIVIRKKKGGHGGHHGGAWKVAYADFVTAMMALFIVLWLLSSDEKVRKAVGGYFQDPTGKGNLMGTTMNGAGEGLLLSQDDMSKLKEKLEQAMKEMPQFDQIKQNIEVTVTSEGLRIELLEKEGGMFFESGNARPTQKGAELIRMLGEQLKSIPNKLLVEGHTDAKPYSSDRGYTNWELSADRANSARRLLEESGVPAAHIAQIRGFADQKLRNRKDPFDPANRRVSVLVQYREPQEAPMPAKTPETAPAKGGENGGKAAAAAH; from the coding sequence ATGGCCACGCAGCCCAATCCCGCTCCGGTCATCGTCATCCGGAAGAAGAAGGGCGGCCACGGGGGCCACCACGGAGGCGCGTGGAAAGTGGCCTACGCGGACTTCGTGACGGCGATGATGGCGCTGTTCATCGTGCTCTGGCTGCTGTCGAGCGACGAGAAGGTGCGCAAGGCCGTCGGAGGCTACTTCCAGGATCCGACGGGCAAGGGCAATCTGATGGGCACCACCATGAACGGCGCCGGCGAAGGGCTGCTGCTGTCGCAGGACGACATGAGCAAGCTGAAGGAGAAGCTCGAGCAGGCGATGAAAGAGATGCCGCAGTTCGATCAGATCAAGCAGAACATCGAGGTGACGGTGACCAGCGAAGGGCTGCGGATCGAGCTGCTTGAAAAAGAGGGCGGAATGTTTTTCGAGAGCGGCAACGCGAGGCCCACGCAGAAAGGCGCCGAGCTGATCCGGATGCTCGGCGAGCAGCTGAAGTCAATTCCGAACAAGCTGCTGGTGGAGGGCCATACGGACGCGAAGCCGTATTCGTCCGACCGGGGCTATACGAACTGGGAGCTCTCCGCCGACCGGGCCAACAGCGCCCGCCGCCTGCTGGAGGAGAGCGGCGTGCCGGCGGCTCACATCGCGCAGATCCGCGGCTTCGCGGACCAGAAGCTGCGCAACCGGAAAGATCCGTTCGACCCGGCCAACCGGCGCGTCTCCGTGCTGGTGCAATACCGCGAGCCGCAGGAGGCGCCCATGCCGGCGAAGACCCCGGAGACCGCACCGGCCAAAGGCGGGGAAAACGGCGGCAAAGCGGCCGCCGCCGCGCACTGA
- a CDS encoding flagellar motor stator protein MotA, with amino-acid sequence MYILIGIVIVFGSIIGGYLLEHGNLRVLFQPAELVIIGGAALGTVFIANPLHTIIAIFKGLIAALKGSPYNAAFYLEQLKMLNDVFVYARKHGMAKLESDLDEPEKSQVFSKYPKFLADHHALHFFCDTVRMAISGGVGHLELDQLMELDIEVHHHESAEPVSALTTVADSLPGLGIVAAVLGVVITMGSIGGPPEEVGHKVAAALVGTFLGILLCYGLFGPLAANMNKINEAHGQYLNMLRMGVLAFIKGMPPSLAVEFARRSIPPHLRPSFKDTEATLKGAAKAAA; translated from the coding sequence ATGTACATTCTCATCGGCATCGTCATCGTTTTCGGATCGATCATCGGCGGCTATCTGCTGGAGCACGGGAACCTGCGCGTGCTGTTCCAGCCTGCCGAGCTGGTGATCATCGGCGGCGCGGCTCTGGGCACGGTCTTCATCGCCAACCCGCTGCACACGATCATTGCGATCTTCAAGGGGCTGATCGCGGCGCTGAAGGGCTCGCCCTACAACGCGGCGTTCTATCTGGAGCAGCTGAAGATGCTGAACGACGTGTTCGTCTATGCGCGCAAGCACGGCATGGCGAAGCTGGAAAGCGACCTGGACGAGCCGGAGAAGAGCCAGGTGTTCAGCAAGTATCCGAAGTTTCTGGCCGACCATCACGCGCTGCATTTCTTCTGCGACACGGTGCGCATGGCGATCTCGGGCGGCGTGGGCCATCTGGAGCTGGACCAGCTGATGGAGCTCGACATTGAAGTGCACCACCACGAGAGCGCCGAGCCGGTGTCAGCGCTGACGACGGTGGCCGATTCGCTGCCCGGTCTGGGCATCGTGGCGGCGGTGCTGGGCGTGGTGATCACGATGGGCTCGATCGGCGGACCTCCCGAGGAGGTGGGCCACAAGGTGGCGGCGGCGCTGGTGGGGACGTTCCTGGGCATTCTGCTTTGCTACGGGCTGTTCGGACCGCTGGCGGCGAACATGAACAAGATCAACGAGGCGCACGGGCAATACCTGAACATGCTGCGCATGGGCGTGCTGGCGTTCATCAAGGGGATGCCGCCCTCGCTGGCGGTGGAGTTCGCGCGCCGCTCGATTCCGCCGCATCTGCGGCCGTCGTTCAAAGACACCGAGGCCACGCTGAAGGGCGCGGCCAAGGCGGCCGCCTGA